One window of the Rosa rugosa chromosome 3, drRosRugo1.1, whole genome shotgun sequence genome contains the following:
- the LOC133737244 gene encoding uncharacterized protein LOC133737244 encodes MVANDADLWVPRATDRENEKDEIPNYEHADYFTVKVYHGGCLRQGTYVAGKVDYFDNVDKDKMSLVEVDNMAKQLNPGYEHQRIDYWYRCGDETDELMKLETDADVMVMCTAIPHWRLIILYLDHMELKGVFGEEDEDCFIFEDFFFSQKGSCGVVIEELPDEPRKKPGVVIKEISNEPIPRRSKGIEIREVDQDHVPTQASTACGLNPKDKGKQKLLEYTSSGKQGSTGGKVTSGGGQFSVQRQSSVQGQSSVQGLSSGVENESSGLHDVNIDYFNAIQTFGGLEGVSDDGGSEEGVFDEDDSEEVSSGEDGSEDDDYDPQANDEEYEQYGDEDNEDWMEGVVHEEATQRAPKAGVKFTSSQRESEQENVTEFEDNEAMFGFQDSDDENLGFTINSDGELEDEGLEFNPKSDMKKPEFKLKQKFATVQVLRDALREHAIQGGWEYIFIKNDKTRLRVVCKEDNCPFFLFASKMQHESTLMIKGYDGTHKCTRKFNNSMVKLRYLTAKFKDHIVVNESVKPGMKVQSLNVLSICVG; translated from the exons ATGGTCGCGAACGATGCTGATTTGTGGGTTCCTCGAGCTACAGACCGGGAGAATGAGAAGGATGAAATCCCGAATTATG AACATGCAGACTATTTTACGGTTAAAGTTTATCATGGAGGGTGCTTGAGGCAGGGCACATATGTTGCTGGAAAGGTGGATTACTTTGATAACGTAGACAAGGACAAGATGTCCCTTGTAGAGGTTGACAACATGGCTAAGCAACTGAATCCGGGATATGAACACCAAAGAATCGATTACTGGTATAGGTGTGGGGATGAAACTGATgagttgatgaaattggaaacaGATGCAGACGTGATGGTTATGTGTACAGCTATTCCCCATTGGCGGTTGATCATACTTTATTTGGACCACATGGAGCTTAAAGGGGTGTTTGGGGAAGAGGATGAGGATTGCTTCATATTTGAAGATTTCTTTTTCAGTCAAAAAGGTAGCTGTGGGGTGGTCATAGAAGAATTACCGGATGAACCAAGGAAAAAGCCAGGTGTGGTGATTAAGGAGATATCAAATGAACCAATACCAAGAAGAAGCAAGGGAATTGAGATCAGAGAGGTTGACCAAGACCATGTACCAACTCAAGCAAGCACAGCTTGTGGTCTTAATCCAAAGGACAAGGGAAAACAGAAGCTGTTGGAGTATACTTCAAGTGGTAAGCAAGGGTCAACTGGAGGGAAAGTCACAAGTGGTGGAGGGCAGTTTAGCGTCCAAAGGCAATCTAGTGTGCAAGGGCAGTCTAGTGTGCAGGGGCTGTCTAGTGGTGTAGAGAATGAAAGTTCAGGTCTTCATGATGTAAATATCGATTACTTCAATGCTATTCAGACCTTTGGTGGATTGGAAGGGGTTTCTGATGATGGGGGCAGTGAGGAAGGGGTTTTTGATGAAGATGACAGTGAGGAAGTCAGTTCTGGTGAAGATGGCAGTGAGGATGATGACTATGACCCGCAGGCCAATGATGAGGAGTATGAACAGTATGGTGATGAGGACAATGAGGATTGGATGGAAGGAGTTGTGCATGAAGAAGCTACACAAAGAGCACCTAAGGCTGGTGTAAAGTTTACTAGTAGTCAAAGGGAAAGTGAGCAAGAAAATGTGACTGAGTTTGAAGATAATGaggccatgtttggttttcAAGATTCTGATGATGAGAATTTGGGTTTTACCATAAATTCCGATGGGGAGCTTGAAGATGAAGGACTGGAATTCAATCCCAAATCCGACATGAAGAAACCAGAATTTAAACTAAAACAGAAGTTTGCCACAGTTCAAGTATTGAGAGATGCATTGAGGGAGCATGCTATTCAAGGTGGATGGGAATATATCTTCATCAAGAATGATAAGACAAGGCTGCGGGTTGTATGCAAGGAGGACAATTGTCCCTTCTTTCTGTTTGCTTCCAAAATGCAGCATGAGAGCACTCTCATGATCAAGGGATATGATGGTACACACAAGTGCACAAGAAAATTTAACAATAGCATGGTGAAGCTTAGATATTTGACAGCAAAGTTTAAGGACCATATTGTGGTTAATGAAAGTGTGAAGCCAGGTATGAAAGTTCAAAGTCTAAATGTGTTGTCCATTTGTGTTGGTTAA
- the LOC133735254 gene encoding uncharacterized protein LOC133735254, translated as MSSTIRARVSNSMAYKAKRQALLEYEGSIREQYARLCDYGRELQRVDPATSIDIKCSFPKGSKRPVFKRMYICLGALKNGFKAGCRSVIGLDGAHLKGPFGGQLLIAVAIDANNTSWVVAYAMVELETKDAWIWFLELLVKDLDIEHEGRGWVFISDKQKGLIPAFEEVVPRAHIRFCVRHMWTNFTKLFPGKVMKDKMWACAKATTLPYFQKEMNEMKSLDDDAYKWMTAPERPAIHWCRAFFNTDVDCDIMINNICESFNAWILDARGKPPVTMFEELRVKLMRRIAVRKEKMEGYHGNICPKPRAIIETNKEKAAVDCIATFNGGDIAEVDNIEGSKNVVNLAMRTCTCRRWDLTGIPCKHAISAIYMKREDPDDYVAACYLKKTYMSIYSNLVQPVNSMDLWFRGEDPPILPPQYTRQPGRPKTKRFKHASEKVTDGGVKLGRVQRSLRCRNCGQVGHNIKSCQRHLPPKEKKTAALNRKRKNSNEEGQTSENQSKKAKKQSMTNNELRQKAKERAEYQRKKMAALKASRLEANRSAPKASRPQQAAASAKQTSRPVQAASAPAGSRPVQSSKASRKQDATATRSSQRIKQYSGKGDGK; from the exons ATGTCCTCAACCATTCGAGCAAGGGTTTCCAACTCAATGGCATATAAAGCTAAAAGGCAAGCTCTGTTGGAATATGAGGGAAGCATTCGAGAGCAATATGCAAGGCTTTGTGATTATGGCAGGGAGCTTCAGAGGGTTGATCCAGCAACCTCTATTGATATTAAGTGTAGTTTTCCTAAGGGTAGCAAGAGGCCAGTTTTTAAACGGATGTATATTTGCTTGGGAGCTCTAAAAAATGGCTTCAAGGCTGGATGCAGATCTGTCATTGGACTAGATGGGGCACACCTGAAGGGACCTTTTGGGGGGCAACTGTTAATAGCTGTAGCAATTGATGCAAATAACACATCATGGGTGGTTGCATATGCGATGGTGGAGCTGGAAACCAAGGATGCATGGATCTGGTTTCTGGAGTTATTGGTGAAGGATCTGGACATTGAACATGAAGGAAGGGGTTGGGTGTTTATAAGTGATAAACAGAAAGGTTTAATACCTGCATTTGAAGAGGTAGTCCCAAGGGCTCacattagattttgtgtgaggCATATGTGGACAAATTTCACAAAGCTCTTTCCGGGAAAGGTCATGAAGGATAAAATGTGGGCTTGTGCCAAGGCAACCACCTTGCCTTATTTTCAGAAAGAAATGAATGAGATGAAAAGCCTAGATGATGATGCCTACAAGTGGATGACAG CACCCGAGAGACCAGCTATACATTGGTGTCGGGCTTTCTTCAACACAGATGTGGACTGTGACATCATGATTAACAACATCTGTGAGAGTTTCAATGCCTGGATATTAGATGCTAGGGGTAAGCCCCCTGTGACTATGTTTGAAGAATTAAGGGTGAAGCTAATGAGACGGATTGCAGTGAGGAAGGAAAAAATGGAAGGATACCATGGGAATATCTGCCCCAAGCCAAGGGCTATTATAGAGACAAACAAGGAAAAGGCGGCTGTGGATTGTATTGCAACATTCAATGGTGGAGACATTGCTGAGGTTGACAATATTGAGGGATCAAAGAATGTTGTGAACCTTGCAATGAGGACATGCACTTGCAGGAGGTGGGACTTGACTGGAATTCCCTGCAAGCATGCTATTTCTGCCATTTACATGAAGAGGGAAGACCCGGATGATTATGTGGCAGCTTGCTATCTCAAGAAGACCTATATGAGTATCTATAGCAACCTGGTCCAGCCTGTTAATAGCATGGATTTATGGTTTAGAGGTGAGGATCCACCTATCTTACCCCCCCAATATACAAGGCAACCTggaagaccaaaaacaaaaagattcaAGCATGCTTCAGAAAAGGTGACAGATGGTGGTGTTAAACTAGGAAGGGTACAAAGATCGCTGAGGTGTCGTAATTGTGGCCAAGTTGGTCACAACATCAAAAGTTGTCAAAGACATTTAcccccaaaagaaaagaagactgCAGCATTGAATAGGAAGAGGAAGAATTCCAATGAGGAGGGACAAACTTCTGAAAATCAG TCCAAGAAAGCCAAGAAACAGTCCATGACCAATAATGAATTGAGGCAAAAAGCCAAAGAAAGGGCAGAGTACCAAAGG AAAAAAATGGCTGCCTTAAAGGCATCAAGGTTGGAAGCAAATAGGTCGGCTCCAAAAGCATCAAGGCCTCAACAAGCTGCAGCATCTGCTAAGCAAACTTCGAGGCCTGTTCAAGCTGCATCTGCCCCAGCAGGTTCAAGGCCAGTCCAATCTTCGAAGGCATCAAGGAAGCAGGATGCAACAGCTACAAGGTCCTCTCAAAGGATCAAGCAATACTCAGGTAAAGGAGATGGAAAATAG